The Edaphobacter sp. 12200R-103 genome contains a region encoding:
- a CDS encoding glycosidase, which produces MLPATSPELHTANEQPQNQSDGSLFIRHPGNPILTRKDWPYPVNSVFNAGATLLPNGDTLLLCRVEDRRGLSHLCAARSANGIDGWRIDPQPTLMPNPREYPEEVWGIEDPRITYVPELQQYAIAYTSFARGGPGVSLALTKDFQSFERYGVIMPPEDKDAALLPRKINGSWALIHRPVTTLGAHMWISYSLDLQHWGNHKVILQARRGGWWDANKIGLCSPPIETSKGWLVLYHGVRQTASGSIYRLGLALFDIDRPDICLQRGDSWMFGPEADYERMGDVRDVVFPCGQTIGADGDAIHLYYGAADSCMAMATGSIRTLLSWLDAHSSTDAEN; this is translated from the coding sequence TTGCTTCCAGCAACATCGCCTGAACTTCACACCGCGAACGAGCAGCCTCAAAATCAGTCCGATGGTTCTTTGTTCATCCGCCATCCCGGCAATCCCATTCTCACCCGGAAAGACTGGCCCTATCCGGTGAACAGTGTTTTCAATGCGGGCGCTACCCTGTTGCCAAATGGAGATACACTTCTGCTTTGCCGCGTGGAAGACCGGCGCGGACTATCCCATCTTTGTGCAGCACGTTCGGCGAATGGGATTGACGGATGGAGAATCGACCCGCAGCCGACCCTGATGCCAAATCCGCGAGAATATCCAGAAGAAGTTTGGGGTATCGAAGATCCACGAATTACATATGTCCCTGAGCTTCAGCAATATGCCATCGCGTACACGTCCTTTGCGCGCGGCGGCCCTGGCGTCTCCCTCGCGCTGACAAAAGACTTCCAGAGCTTCGAGCGGTACGGGGTCATCATGCCTCCAGAGGATAAAGATGCCGCATTACTGCCTCGCAAGATCAATGGCTCCTGGGCTCTCATCCACCGTCCTGTGACAACACTTGGCGCCCACATGTGGATTTCGTATTCACTCGATTTGCAGCATTGGGGCAACCATAAAGTAATCCTCCAGGCACGACGTGGTGGATGGTGGGATGCAAACAAGATTGGCTTATGCTCTCCACCGATTGAAACATCTAAGGGCTGGCTAGTCCTGTATCACGGCGTCCGGCAGACGGCTTCGGGCAGTATCTATCGCCTGGGACTTGCTCTCTTCGACATTGACAGACCGGATATCTGCCTGCAAAGAGGAGATTCCTGGATGTTTGGCCCGGAAGCCGACTATGAGCGAATGGGAGACGTACGAGATGTTGTCTTTCCTTGCGGACAGACCATTGGGGCCGACGGAGACGCCATTCATCTCTACTATGGAGCAGCGGACTCATGCATGGCCATGGCGACTGGCAGTATTCGCACGCTTCTCTCGTGGTTGGATGCACATTCCAGCACCGACGCTGAAAACTGA
- a CDS encoding chemotaxis protein CheB: MVVKKKSIATSSTAKEAKKTSSTDFLIVGLGASAGGLEAFEQFFRKVSNNSGMAFVLVPHLDPGHASILTSILQRSSTMAVVEAEDQMTVVPNCVYVIPPNREMAIFHGVLQLSIPEQPRGHRMPIDHFLRSLAEDQGEHAIGIILSGTGTDGTQGLRAILGAGGISLVQEPETAKYGGMPASAIQAGYATHVLPVEKMPEVLLAGTRTSINRSEPPAEAVSGFKRILMLLRSGTGHDFSQYKKSTVGRRIERRMSQHNIENTQLYARYLKEHPAEVQLLFKEILINVTNFFRDPEAFDILRTDILPKLFGDKPSDYIFRIWVPGCATGEEAYSIAILLREFMDEIRQEFKVQIYGTDLDEDAIVAARAGIFFPTIEQDMPSDRLNRFFVKQDAGYQIKKNIREMVVFATQNVIRDPPFTKLDLLSCRNLMIYLEPEIQNALIPTFHYALKPDGVLFLSASESIGNHSDMFVPISRKWKIYRAIHSTNSIRTVMTSGFSWSAYRGSNQPDNMTKKTKETNIADLAKRMLLQSYAPASVITDLKGNILYVHGETGKYLRPAPGQASLNVIDMAREGLQLDLRTAIQCAASQGVPTLDRELLVKTNGDFQPVSFSVRPVTGSNSVEDLLLLSFQDAASVAPNRPTRGKRVTGSVKSQRIQELERDLAHTRENLQAIIEEQQASNEELKSTNEEMQSTNEELQSTNEELETSKEELQSVNEELITVNAELQAKIEQLADMQNDMKNLLDNINVGTIFLDQHLVIRRFTREAARAYRLIASDVGRSLADIKSDVENEDLVARAQNVLETLVPYEHEVHTANGEWYLARVQPYRTLDNVIEGVVLTFTDIRKRVEAETAVQEARELAEGIVDTVREPLVVLDIDFKVVSASRSFYQYFQLTQALTVGRPIYEIGDRQWDIPKLRELLEKVLPLNKSFEDYVVEYKFPGNGLQTMLLNARRIISKKKDNQMILLAVEVQIPTEK, translated from the coding sequence ATGGTGGTTAAAAAGAAGAGTATCGCCACCTCTTCTACTGCAAAAGAGGCGAAAAAGACCAGTTCTACGGACTTCCTGATCGTTGGCCTGGGCGCTTCGGCTGGTGGCCTTGAGGCCTTCGAGCAATTCTTTCGTAAGGTTTCCAACAATAGCGGCATGGCTTTCGTGCTGGTGCCCCACCTCGATCCAGGGCACGCGAGCATTCTCACCTCAATTCTGCAACGCAGTTCCACGATGGCCGTGGTGGAAGCCGAGGATCAGATGACTGTGGTGCCAAACTGCGTCTATGTCATCCCTCCCAATCGAGAAATGGCCATCTTTCACGGAGTTCTCCAGTTAAGTATTCCCGAGCAGCCTCGTGGACATCGCATGCCAATCGACCATTTTCTGCGCTCTTTGGCAGAGGATCAGGGAGAACATGCCATCGGTATCATCCTCTCCGGCACCGGTACTGATGGTACTCAGGGACTGCGAGCTATTCTCGGAGCCGGTGGAATCTCATTGGTACAGGAACCGGAAACCGCAAAATATGGGGGTATGCCGGCTAGTGCCATCCAGGCTGGATATGCCACACATGTTCTGCCTGTAGAGAAGATGCCCGAGGTATTGCTGGCTGGTACACGTACGTCGATCAATCGTTCAGAACCGCCAGCGGAGGCAGTAAGTGGCTTTAAACGAATCCTCATGTTGCTGCGTTCTGGAACAGGTCACGACTTCTCTCAATATAAGAAGAGCACCGTTGGCCGTCGCATCGAACGGCGTATGTCGCAGCACAATATAGAGAATACGCAGCTATATGCGCGCTATCTGAAAGAGCATCCAGCTGAAGTGCAACTACTTTTCAAAGAGATCCTGATCAACGTCACTAATTTTTTTCGTGACCCGGAGGCCTTCGACATACTTAGGACAGATATCCTGCCAAAATTATTTGGCGACAAGCCTTCTGACTATATCTTCCGCATCTGGGTGCCCGGTTGCGCGACAGGCGAGGAAGCATATTCCATTGCCATCCTGCTGCGTGAGTTCATGGATGAGATCCGACAGGAATTCAAAGTGCAAATCTATGGTACTGACCTTGACGAGGATGCTATTGTCGCTGCGCGCGCCGGGATATTTTTTCCCACAATTGAACAGGATATGCCCTCCGATCGCCTTAACCGATTCTTCGTCAAACAAGATGCCGGCTACCAGATCAAGAAGAACATACGTGAAATGGTTGTCTTCGCTACACAAAATGTCATTAGAGACCCACCTTTTACTAAACTGGACCTGCTCAGTTGTCGCAACTTGATGATCTACCTCGAGCCGGAGATTCAAAACGCGCTCATCCCTACCTTTCACTACGCGTTGAAACCGGACGGTGTGTTATTCCTTTCTGCATCGGAAAGCATCGGAAACCACTCAGATATGTTCGTACCGATCAGCCGGAAATGGAAGATCTACCGGGCAATCCACTCTACCAACTCCATCCGGACGGTGATGACCAGCGGGTTCTCCTGGTCTGCGTACCGGGGCAGTAATCAGCCAGACAATATGACAAAAAAAACGAAAGAAACCAATATCGCGGACCTGGCCAAGCGAATGCTGCTTCAATCCTATGCTCCCGCCTCCGTGATAACAGATTTGAAGGGGAATATTCTTTATGTGCACGGTGAGACGGGCAAATACCTTCGTCCTGCTCCCGGTCAAGCATCTCTCAATGTAATAGATATGGCACGTGAGGGGTTACAGCTAGACTTGCGTACCGCTATCCAGTGCGCAGCCAGCCAAGGCGTTCCTACTCTAGACCGCGAGTTATTAGTCAAGACGAACGGTGACTTTCAACCAGTAAGCTTCAGCGTGCGCCCTGTTACTGGTTCGAATTCTGTCGAAGATCTCTTGCTGCTCAGTTTTCAGGATGCAGCTAGTGTGGCACCTAATAGGCCAACCCGTGGCAAGCGCGTGACGGGTTCGGTTAAAAGCCAGCGCATTCAGGAATTGGAAAGGGATCTTGCTCACACACGAGAGAATCTCCAGGCCATCATAGAAGAACAGCAGGCCTCAAATGAAGAGCTAAAGTCCACTAATGAGGAGATGCAATCCACCAACGAAGAGCTCCAGTCTACTAACGAAGAATTGGAGACCTCCAAGGAAGAACTGCAATCGGTGAACGAAGAATTGATTACGGTGAACGCCGAATTGCAGGCCAAGATAGAACAACTGGCTGATATGCAAAATGACATGAAAAACCTACTTGATAACATCAATGTAGGGACGATCTTCTTGGATCAGCATCTCGTAATACGCCGCTTCACACGCGAAGCGGCACGCGCGTATCGCCTGATTGCTTCGGACGTAGGCCGCTCACTAGCGGATATTAAATCTGATGTGGAAAACGAAGACCTGGTGGCTAGGGCACAGAACGTCCTCGAAACGCTGGTGCCCTATGAGCACGAAGTGCACACCGCCAACGGAGAATGGTATCTGGCCCGTGTCCAGCCTTATAGAACTCTCGATAATGTGATCGAAGGAGTTGTGCTCACTTTCACTGACATTAGGAAGCGTGTCGAGGCCGAAACTGCGGTGCAGGAAGCCCGTGAACTCGCTGAAGGCATTGTCGATACCGTGCGTGAACCGCTTGTCGTATTAGATATCGACTTCAAGGTTGTTTCTGCCAGTCGTTCCTTTTATCAGTACTTCCAACTGACTCAAGCATTGACTGTGGGTCGTCCCATATATGAAATAGGAGATCGCCAATGGGATATCCCAAAACTTAGAGAACTCTTGGAGAAAGTCTTGCCTCTCAATAAGAGTTTTGAAGACTATGTTGTAGAGTACAAATTTCCCGGGAATGGTCTGCAAACAATGTTGCTGAATGCCAGACGCATCATTAGCAAGAAAAAAGACAACCAGATGATCTTGCTTGCTGTAGAGGTACAGATTCCGACAGAAAAATGA
- a CDS encoding bifunctional diguanylate cyclase/phosphodiesterase, producing MSQKQAGIKRRRTLLRIEAEAQLARVPPSVASAPPTDELLHELQVHQIELQMQNDELRRIQFELEESRNRYMDLYEFAPIGYLTLSLEGLIFEINLTGALLLGQDRKKVLQRPLSRFISPEDCDRYHRLLGQIKKRDERQSFAVTLKRSDGSIVHVQLDCVRVVNSDTRLAIRVTLTDISEQRRAETEIANLAFHDSLTQLPNRRLLLDRLRQLLAISLRTRRHGAILFVDLDDFKTLNDTQGHDIGDLLLRRVSQRLTTCVREGDTVARLGGDEFVVMLEALSEDNTEAVVQTKTVAEKILADLKQPYNLLGYDYRSSGSVGITLFNGNSGAVEDLLKRADLALYRAKAAGRGILRFFDPEMQAAVTARAVLESDLRRGIEEGQFVLHYQPQMDDKGRLIGAEALVRWQHPDRGLLLPEEFIPFAEEKGLIEPLGQWVLEAVCTQLVAWSTSPDTADLILAMNLSAHQFCHPEFAKRMLAVIHDTGADPKKLLLEFTESVMLGHLEETLSKMRALKTHGVRFALDDVGVGYSSLAYLKYLPLDQLKIDRSFVCDVLTNPVDAAIARSIMALGQSLGLTITVEGIETEEQRSFFIFHGCQSFQGFLFGMPVPVEDLFPRIN from the coding sequence ATGAGCCAAAAGCAAGCTGGAATCAAACGACGCAGAACCCTGCTACGGATCGAAGCTGAGGCACAACTCGCTCGGGTTCCGCCATCGGTTGCCTCGGCTCCCCCCACAGATGAACTACTGCACGAACTACAGGTCCATCAGATTGAACTCCAAATGCAGAATGACGAATTGCGGCGCATCCAATTCGAGTTGGAGGAATCTCGCAATCGTTACATGGATCTTTATGAATTCGCGCCCATAGGGTATCTCACTCTTAGTCTTGAGGGCCTGATTTTTGAAATTAATCTAACAGGTGCTCTCTTATTGGGGCAAGACCGCAAGAAGGTTCTCCAGCGCCCTTTGTCCCGATTTATTTCCCCGGAAGACTGCGATCGGTACCATCGTCTTCTCGGACAAATAAAGAAACGTGATGAACGGCAAAGTTTTGCCGTGACACTAAAGCGATCGGATGGTTCTATCGTTCATGTGCAGCTGGATTGTGTGCGAGTTGTAAACAGCGATACACGATTGGCAATTCGCGTGACCCTCACCGACATCAGCGAACAAAGGCGGGCTGAAACTGAGATCGCAAACCTAGCTTTTCACGACTCTCTTACACAGCTTCCAAATCGAAGACTTCTACTGGATCGGCTCCGGCAACTATTAGCCATATCCTTACGCACACGGCGGCATGGTGCTATTCTCTTCGTCGATCTGGATGACTTCAAGACCTTAAATGATACTCAAGGACACGATATCGGTGACTTGTTGCTGAGGAGGGTTAGCCAGAGACTCACGACATGCGTACGCGAAGGGGATACCGTCGCTCGTCTAGGCGGCGATGAATTCGTTGTAATGCTTGAGGCGCTAAGTGAAGACAACACGGAAGCTGTCGTTCAGACAAAAACCGTTGCAGAGAAGATTCTGGCCGATCTCAAACAGCCATATAACCTCCTCGGATACGACTATCGAAGTAGCGGGAGCGTCGGTATCACATTATTCAACGGGAATAGCGGGGCAGTCGAAGATCTTTTGAAACGCGCAGATCTGGCTTTGTACCGGGCCAAGGCGGCTGGCCGAGGCATCCTGAGGTTCTTTGACCCTGAGATGCAAGCGGCTGTTACAGCTCGAGCTGTGCTTGAGAGCGATCTGCGGCGGGGCATAGAGGAAGGGCAGTTCGTCCTTCACTACCAACCGCAGATGGATGATAAAGGGCGTTTGATTGGAGCAGAGGCACTTGTACGCTGGCAACATCCTGACCGCGGATTACTTCTTCCGGAAGAATTTATTCCCTTCGCCGAGGAAAAAGGACTGATTGAACCATTGGGACAGTGGGTGCTGGAAGCTGTGTGCACGCAGCTTGTGGCCTGGAGTACTTCCCCTGATACTGCTGACCTCATACTCGCAATGAACCTAAGTGCTCATCAGTTCTGCCACCCAGAGTTCGCTAAACGCATGCTTGCTGTCATTCACGATACGGGCGCCGATCCGAAAAAACTCTTACTGGAATTCACCGAAAGCGTAATGCTTGGCCATTTAGAGGAAACTCTCTCGAAGATGAGGGCTTTAAAAACTCATGGGGTACGCTTTGCTCTGGACGATGTCGGTGTCGGCTACTCCTCGCTTGCATACTTAAAGTACTTGCCCCTGGATCAGTTGAAAATCGATCGATCTTTTGTGTGCGATGTCCTGACCAATCCCGTTGATGCGGCTATTGCCCGCAGCATAATGGCCCTAGGGCAAAGTCTGGGCTTGACTATCACCGTTGAAGGAATCGAAACCGAGGAACAACGAAGCTTCTTTATTTTCCATGGCTGCCAATCCTTTCAGGGATTTCTCTTTGGTATGCCAGTCCCCGTGGAGGATCTATTTCCAAGGATCAATTGA
- a CDS encoding Na+/H+ antiporter, with product MKLVTISLVLLSLVSLSGIASLAFRIPLPLLQVAFGIVLFTLFRIHIAIEPSLFLLLFIAPLLYVDAYQFPRAEFFRLRRSILVMSVGLVILTVLGVGYFVHWMIPTVPLSVCFALAAVLSPTDAVAVTGSLRGEAIPARLLYLLRGEALFNDASGLVCFRLAIAATLTGSFSVAAASLTFLIVSVGGLAVGTLLSYIVMRFQIWMEKSTRSHSTAQILLTLLLPFAAYASAEYLKVSGVLAAVGAGFVGKWVLKDIRAIETRLQGEAIMGMMQFSLEGLVFVLLGIQLPPIIQSIPSVITQEGFRTAWVFAEFIFGVTAFLLLLRFVWTWSALQLTLYSGQRNVLTYKGTETTRAPARTLMAMSLAGVRGAVTLAAVSSIPATLNKGTLFPARDLCIVIAAGVVLLSLLLASIALPPMMKGIEVLPESAIEIQERTAHISANRAAIQRVDELQEQMAQGRNHQSDSIGAVVAVINSYQQRLAGFESTGTERAQLKALHSTEQMLRLEAVRAERTEINRLIREHRLEQSSARRMLRRIDNTEAAIQSSLSDQRS from the coding sequence ATGAAGCTAGTCACGATTAGTCTAGTTCTTCTTTCCTTGGTTTCTCTTTCCGGAATAGCTTCGTTGGCTTTTCGTATTCCACTGCCACTGCTGCAGGTTGCGTTCGGGATTGTGCTGTTTACACTCTTTCGAATTCACATTGCGATCGAACCCTCATTATTTCTACTTCTTTTCATTGCTCCGCTACTTTACGTAGATGCCTATCAGTTTCCGCGCGCCGAATTTTTTCGCCTGCGCCGATCCATTCTCGTCATGTCGGTCGGTCTCGTCATCTTGACCGTGCTCGGTGTCGGATACTTCGTCCACTGGATGATCCCGACTGTACCGCTGTCGGTTTGTTTCGCGTTGGCAGCGGTTCTCTCTCCAACTGATGCAGTCGCGGTAACGGGTTCATTGCGGGGAGAGGCAATCCCTGCACGTCTTCTCTATCTCCTACGAGGAGAGGCACTGTTCAATGACGCCTCTGGTTTGGTTTGCTTTCGCCTCGCTATTGCGGCAACGCTTACAGGCAGCTTTTCAGTAGCTGCAGCTTCCCTTACATTCTTGATCGTATCTGTTGGCGGACTAGCCGTCGGGACTCTTTTGTCGTACATCGTGATGCGATTTCAAATATGGATGGAAAAGAGCACTAGATCACATTCAACGGCGCAAATCCTGCTCACATTGCTCCTACCATTTGCCGCATATGCATCCGCGGAATATCTGAAGGTTTCAGGTGTTTTGGCAGCAGTAGGGGCAGGTTTTGTCGGGAAATGGGTGCTGAAAGATATCCGCGCCATTGAGACGCGTCTTCAAGGCGAAGCGATCATGGGAATGATGCAGTTCTCCCTCGAAGGCTTGGTCTTCGTGCTGCTTGGTATCCAGCTGCCACCCATCATTCAGAGCATACCTTCGGTTATTACGCAGGAAGGATTTCGTACTGCTTGGGTATTTGCTGAATTTATATTTGGGGTTACAGCGTTCCTTCTTCTTTTGCGTTTCGTTTGGACCTGGTCTGCTCTGCAACTCACGCTTTATAGTGGGCAGCGAAATGTATTGACATACAAAGGTACGGAGACAACGCGAGCTCCGGCACGTACCCTTATGGCCATGTCCCTGGCAGGGGTGCGCGGCGCTGTAACGTTAGCTGCCGTTTCATCTATTCCCGCAACGCTAAACAAGGGCACTCTGTTCCCCGCTCGTGATCTCTGCATTGTGATCGCAGCGGGTGTGGTACTTCTCTCTCTGCTCTTAGCTTCCATCGCGTTACCACCCATGATGAAGGGAATCGAAGTCCTTCCGGAGTCCGCGATCGAGATCCAAGAGCGTACCGCACACATCTCCGCGAATCGAGCTGCGATCCAGCGAGTGGATGAGTTGCAAGAGCAGATGGCACAGGGGAGAAACCATCAGAGTGACTCCATTGGTGCAGTCGTAGCCGTCATAAACAGTTATCAACAGCGTCTGGCGGGATTTGAGAGTACAGGCACAGAACGGGCACAACTTAAAGCGCTTCATAGCACGGAACAGATGCTTCGCCTTGAAGCTGTCCGTGCGGAGAGAACTGAGATCAATCGTCTCATCCGCGAACATAGATTGGAACAGAGTTCCGCACGTAGAATGCTGCGTAGAATCGACAATACGGAAGCAGCGATTCAGAGCAGCCTAAGCGATCAACGTTCTTAA
- a CDS encoding Crp/Fnr family transcriptional regulator, with product MTEQKNASFSAADFLMKSGLGRKIVQTTAKHTLFSQGDPADSIFYLQKGRAKLTVVSTRGKEATITLLSAGDFIGEEALAGAGGLRMATATAITACTTLKIRREEMIRVIHEEHSFSDLFLKFLLARSMRTQADLVDQLFNSSEKRLARILLLMAEFGKPGEPEMLIPPITQETLAEMIGTTRSRVSFFMNRFRTLGFIEYNGRIRVHKSLLNIVLHDRLPDHNAQNAPTSLAVRIHTKSIRRSRHEQK from the coding sequence ATGACGGAGCAAAAGAACGCCTCTTTTAGCGCAGCCGACTTTCTGATGAAGTCTGGTTTAGGACGAAAGATTGTTCAGACGACAGCGAAGCATACCCTTTTTTCTCAAGGCGATCCTGCCGATTCAATCTTTTATTTGCAGAAAGGCCGGGCAAAACTTACCGTCGTTTCAACCAGAGGAAAAGAAGCAACCATCACACTTTTATCTGCCGGTGATTTCATTGGGGAAGAGGCGCTTGCGGGGGCTGGTGGGCTGCGCATGGCTACGGCAACAGCCATCACGGCATGTACAACTCTCAAAATCAGAAGAGAAGAGATGATTCGGGTCATCCATGAGGAACATTCCTTTTCTGACCTGTTTTTGAAATTCCTGCTTGCCCGCAGCATGCGAACGCAGGCCGACCTCGTCGATCAGCTTTTCAACTCCAGTGAAAAGCGTCTCGCTCGGATTCTCTTACTGATGGCAGAGTTCGGGAAACCTGGCGAGCCAGAGATGTTGATTCCGCCAATCACACAAGAAACTCTGGCAGAGATGATAGGAACGACCAGGTCTCGCGTCAGCTTCTTTATGAACCGTTTTCGCACGCTGGGATTCATTGAATACAATGGCCGCATTCGCGTTCATAAATCGCTGTTGAATATCGTCTTACATGATCGGCTACCGGATCACAATGCTCAAAATGCGCCAACCTCGCTTGCTGTGCGCATCCATACCAAATCCATTCGCCGCAGCCGACATGAGCAAAAGTGA
- a CDS encoding response regulator, with protein sequence MPDVKLKLLIVDDEIALRASLSQIFAELHYTVRTAENGLCALRDIENEIPDVLLSDLNMPVMSGFDLLAEVRRRFSAIRVIAMSGAYSGVQIPYGVIADAFYEKGTGVVSLLEIMTTVTHRERHTGETSRSHLSSLSSQIAR encoded by the coding sequence ATGCCCGATGTGAAATTAAAGCTACTTATAGTCGATGATGAAATAGCGCTTCGAGCATCATTGTCGCAGATCTTCGCCGAGCTTCACTACACGGTCCGAACGGCTGAAAATGGCCTTTGTGCGCTGCGCGATATTGAAAACGAGATTCCAGATGTTCTCCTTTCTGATCTCAATATGCCGGTCATGTCCGGCTTTGACTTGCTCGCGGAAGTTCGTCGTCGGTTTTCAGCAATTCGAGTAATAGCAATGAGTGGTGCCTACTCGGGCGTCCAAATTCCGTATGGAGTGATTGCTGATGCGTTCTATGAAAAAGGGACAGGTGTCGTTTCATTATTAGAGATCATGACGACCGTAACCCACAGAGAGAGGCATACCGGTGAAACGAGCAGATCACATCTATCTTCCTTATCAAGTCAAATCGCCCGATGA
- a CDS encoding radical SAM protein, whose product MSVHLINPSDNSFGTAVITPRWLFVLAAATPASMGDPILVDESLEQLDPNTIHGGDVVGISVHTGNALRGYQVGKFAHERGATVVYGGIHATLFPEEPFERGWADALVKGDGDVAWGRLLRDIQAGCAAKIYEGGKLEGDQFLAARWDLMQTDKYMWASVQTIRGCPKHCSFCSVWRTDGQKPRQRPFESVIDEIVDLRRRGFRFIALADDNFYPVTLTDLRLARDQNNLERVEFLLQTRNERFALMAELAKLPKDMVFFTQITMESAEDPEYLDAMRRANIKGALVGVEAVTPEGLKAVYKDFNYSGDRLVQQLQTFRKHGLHVLGSFIFGLPTDKPSTFDATVELALKADVTFAQFVMMTPFPGTVDFGRWEKEQSADPRMIAGIPITRYWLIPTAIRPKMFTPHPSMTSEEIRDRTQEVWDRFYEFGAIWKRSACTPTLRARVAFVLLSKLYRQMYAGTGISTDSARRKKAKKWARWTASQTRKIFQAKAMPELRSPVWEPRPKTHSGLTQLTHTPGR is encoded by the coding sequence ATGTCTGTACACCTGATCAATCCTAGTGATAATTCCTTTGGAACCGCTGTGATCACTCCCCGCTGGTTGTTTGTCCTGGCAGCCGCTACGCCAGCTTCGATGGGCGATCCGATATTGGTGGATGAATCACTGGAACAACTCGATCCGAACACAATTCATGGTGGCGATGTAGTTGGCATCAGTGTGCACACGGGAAATGCGTTACGTGGCTATCAGGTCGGAAAATTCGCACATGAGCGCGGAGCTACGGTGGTTTATGGAGGCATCCACGCAACCCTTTTTCCCGAAGAGCCATTTGAGCGCGGCTGGGCAGATGCTTTAGTGAAGGGTGATGGTGACGTAGCGTGGGGTAGGCTGCTGCGCGACATTCAGGCAGGATGTGCTGCCAAAATTTACGAAGGCGGAAAGCTTGAGGGTGATCAGTTCCTAGCGGCTCGCTGGGACCTAATGCAGACTGATAAGTACATGTGGGCTTCGGTGCAGACCATTCGCGGATGTCCGAAGCACTGTTCGTTCTGCTCTGTGTGGCGCACGGACGGGCAGAAACCCCGGCAAAGACCCTTTGAGAGCGTGATCGATGAGATCGTAGATCTCAGGCGAAGAGGTTTCCGATTCATTGCACTGGCAGATGACAACTTTTATCCCGTCACGTTGACGGATTTGAGGCTGGCGCGCGATCAGAACAACCTCGAGCGCGTGGAATTTCTCTTGCAAACTCGAAACGAACGTTTCGCATTGATGGCAGAACTGGCAAAGCTGCCAAAGGATATGGTGTTCTTTACGCAGATCACGATGGAGTCTGCTGAAGATCCCGAGTATCTGGATGCTATGCGAAGGGCCAACATCAAGGGCGCTCTCGTGGGCGTTGAGGCGGTCACACCGGAAGGGCTGAAGGCCGTATACAAAGACTTCAACTACTCCGGCGATCGGTTGGTTCAGCAGCTACAGACATTCCGAAAGCATGGCCTACATGTTCTGGGATCATTTATCTTCGGTCTGCCAACAGACAAGCCGAGTACCTTTGATGCCACTGTGGAGTTGGCTCTCAAAGCAGATGTGACGTTTGCACAATTCGTGATGATGACACCGTTTCCTGGTACGGTCGATTTTGGCCGGTGGGAGAAGGAGCAATCTGCTGATCCGCGGATGATAGCCGGTATTCCCATCACGCGATACTGGTTGATTCCTACAGCAATACGCCCGAAGATGTTTACACCCCACCCGTCTATGACTTCTGAGGAGATCCGTGATCGCACCCAGGAAGTTTGGGATCGGTTTTATGAGTTCGGTGCTATTTGGAAGAGGTCTGCCTGTACGCCTACGCTGCGTGCGCGTGTCGCATTTGTATTGCTGTCGAAGCTCTATCGACAAATGTATGCGGGAACTGGCATCTCAACAGACAGCGCCCGCCGTAAGAAAGCAAAGAAATGGGCGCGATGGACCGCGAGCCAGACTCGCAAAATTTTTCAGGCCAAGGCGATGCCTGAACTCAGATCTCCTGTGTGGGAGCCGCGGCCGAAGACACATTCCGGTCTGACTCAACTCACGCACACTCCGGGTCGGTAA